Proteins co-encoded in one Armatimonadota bacterium genomic window:
- a CDS encoding histidine phosphatase family protein, with translation MNRTPAGPRPALYVLRHGETASNLVGRYAGRSDETLTLQGEAQAAQAGERLRALGIAAVYTSPIVRARQTAEIVARALGVPVRIEDGLAEMAMGPWEGLLEDEVAARYPVEFQLWRTRPSLLRLPGRESLVDVQTRARHAVQRIMRQAAGRPVAAVTHVALVRCLYLWARGLPLDDYPTVGVPNASIFVLAAASDGVTMVRLDEHDGPQAS, from the coding sequence ATGAACCGTACCCCGGCGGGCCCGCGCCCTGCGCTCTACGTGCTCCGGCATGGCGAGACGGCGTCCAACCTCGTCGGCCGGTACGCGGGACGCAGCGACGAGACGCTCACCCTGCAGGGCGAAGCGCAGGCGGCGCAGGCAGGCGAGCGGCTGCGGGCCCTGGGGATTGCGGCCGTCTACACGAGCCCGATCGTGCGGGCGCGGCAGACCGCCGAGATCGTCGCCCGGGCGCTCGGGGTCCCGGTGCGGATCGAGGACGGGCTGGCGGAGATGGCCATGGGGCCGTGGGAGGGGCTCCTCGAGGACGAGGTGGCGGCCCGGTACCCGGTGGAGTTCCAGCTCTGGCGGACTCGTCCAAGCCTCCTGCGCCTACCGGGGCGTGAGTCGCTGGTCGACGTCCAGACGCGTGCGCGGCACGCGGTGCAGCGCATCATGCGCCAGGCCGCGGGACGCCCGGTGGCTGCGGTGACCCACGTCGCCCTCGTCCGGTGCCTGTACCTGTGGGCTCGCGGGCTGCCGTTGGACGACTACCCGACCGTCGGCGTCCCCAACGCCTCCATCTTCGTGCTCGCGGCGGCGAGCGACGGCGTGACGATGGTCCGTCTGGACGAGCACGACGGGCCGCAGGCGTCCTGA
- a CDS encoding type II secretion system protein, translating into MPERAGPRGMTLLEVLIAVMLLGATAVLVFSAFAVALRAAALASGLHTATSLAEEALATLAAAPCGSSFHAQVPSDVELHGLRFHRRTTVQRVGSRLWELTVHVTWTQARRPRTVTLTTLRHVSAACDFVGQ; encoded by the coding sequence ATGCCTGAGCGCGCCGGTCCGCGCGGCATGACGCTGCTAGAGGTGCTCATCGCCGTCATGCTCCTTGGGGCGACCGCGGTACTGGTGTTCTCCGCGTTCGCTGTCGCGCTGCGCGCGGCCGCCCTGGCATCGGGTCTGCACACCGCCACGAGCCTGGCCGAAGAAGCACTGGCCACGCTGGCGGCGGCACCCTGTGGGTCGTCGTTCCACGCGCAGGTGCCGTCTGACGTGGAACTGCATGGCCTGCGGTTCCACCGCCGGACGACCGTGCAGCGCGTAGGCTCTCGCCTCTGGGAACTGACGGTACACGTCACCTGGACCCAGGCCCGCCGGCCACGGACCGTGACGTTGACCACGCTCCGCCACGTCTCGGCGGCCTGCGACTTCGTCGGGCAGTGA